Part of the Bradyrhizobium diazoefficiens genome, CATGATGGATATGCTAGATATCCCCATGGAGATATCCCATGCCCCTCTTCATTCGTGACGATCACGTCGACGACCTCGCCAGCCGGCTCCAGGCCATGACAGGTTCGCGGACCAAAACAGAAGCCGTGCGTCTCGCGCTCGAGCACGAGATCAAGCGCCAAACTGAGAATATG contains:
- a CDS encoding type II toxin-antitoxin system VapB family antitoxin, which translates into the protein MPLFIRDDHVDDLASRLQAMTGSRTKTEAVRLALEHEIKRQTENMLPSQRIGNALAIVAGIRANAAERGLTGTDDFDMKAFTDEMWGV